In a genomic window of Tissierellales bacterium:
- a CDS encoding lamin tail domain-containing protein, protein MKKIVSMFCCLLLLISVSAKADEWIDYGNVENVDLNYVWKVEFNNNVGDSQIEHIELNNFQRSVDFDISYFENVAKIDALKPYLPGVEYIMKLHLNDNKKYRLKFTATKSHDGEGLIHFLDLKNGRAVLFQMPDGQNVLLDTGSKADSKDVLKYMKNLGIKQLDVLMLSDEDPKFSGGAVNIMESVPAKRILIGNFKKGTGHISDLKGWAISRNLEVERYSRGDVFSFEDAKLKILKGTDGSGNNSSVLLYSQGNMQSLIFGLMNEAGIKELLERHEFRSIETVSIVEDYISENEMSFIKSIGAKYLVLQSSYYDIVGGIDVQSLDRLFEEYIVMYRPDIMGSVVTRTKGNRFSWMPQPWLPHLSRGKTWNSKIVIEKIDRKEDLVYIKNYGDESVELTDWYLKSENGGEKYVFGKGKLIRPNERIVIRSHVSKNFSDSNVLNWTNLEIWDDDGPDMGKLYDSHGNLISQYPYKW, encoded by the coding sequence ATGAAAAAAATTGTAAGTATGTTTTGTTGCTTATTATTACTGATAAGTGTGTCTGCAAAGGCGGATGAATGGATAGACTATGGTAATGTTGAAAATGTAGACTTAAATTACGTTTGGAAAGTTGAGTTCAACAATAATGTTGGAGATTCTCAAATAGAACACATAGAGCTCAATAATTTCCAAAGATCTGTTGATTTTGATATTTCTTATTTTGAAAATGTGGCAAAAATTGATGCGTTAAAACCATATTTGCCAGGAGTTGAATACATCATGAAACTTCATTTAAATGATAATAAGAAGTATAGATTGAAATTTACTGCAACAAAGAGTCATGATGGCGAAGGGCTTATTCATTTTTTGGACTTAAAAAATGGAAGAGCTGTATTGTTTCAGATGCCGGATGGACAAAATGTTTTGTTGGACACTGGCTCGAAGGCAGATTCGAAAGACGTTTTGAAATACATGAAAAACTTAGGAATAAAGCAGTTAGATGTTTTAATGCTCAGTGACGAAGATCCTAAATTTTCGGGCGGAGCAGTTAATATAATGGAATCTGTACCGGCAAAGAGGATATTAATAGGAAACTTTAAAAAAGGAACAGGTCATATTAGTGATTTAAAAGGATGGGCAATTTCTAGGAATTTAGAAGTTGAAAGATATTCTAGAGGAGATGTTTTTAGTTTCGAAGATGCTAAATTAAAGATACTTAAAGGGACTGATGGTTCTGGAAATAATAGTTCTGTTTTATTGTATTCTCAAGGGAATATGCAGAGTCTTATTTTTGGTTTGATGAATGAAGCAGGAATTAAAGAATTATTAGAAAGGCATGAATTCAGATCGATAGAAACTGTAAGTATCGTAGAAGATTATATTTCTGAAAATGAGATGAGTTTTATAAAAAGTATTGGTGCTAAATACTTAGTTTTACAATCTAGTTATTATGATATTGTTGGAGGTATAGATGTTCAAAGTTTAGATAGACTATTTGAAGAGTATATAGTTATGTATAGACCTGATATAATGGGAAGTGTCGTAACAAGAACGAAAGGAAACAGATTTAGCTGGATGCCTCAACCATGGTTACCACATTTATCAAGAGGGAAAACTTGGAATTCAAAAATTGTAATTGAAAAAATAGATAGAAAAGAAGATTTAGTTTATATTAAAAATTACGGAGATGAGAGCGTTGAGCTGACTGATTGGTATTTGAAATCAGAGAATGGTGGAGAAAAGTATGTGTTTGGTAAAGGTAAATTAATTAGACCAAATGAAAGAATTGTAATAAGATCTCATGTTTCGAAGAATTTTTCAGACTCTAATGTCTTAAATTGGACTAATTTAGAAATATGGGATGATGATGGACCAGATATGGGTAAATTATATGATTCTCACGGAAATTTGATATCACAATATCCATACAAGTGGTAA
- a CDS encoding S-layer homology domain-containing protein, giving the protein MMKFKKAMAIALVGMMVVGPATTAFAQSFKDVTESHWAYQYIHELSSKNVLNGFSDGTFRPSTYVTKEQSIALMMNMIGATASEKSKYMDIYKGYLTQKGVNKWVQPFMAVALGRGIIFENEISAGNITREEFSLFLARSYRIGNTNTQIALGNMTFTDKMMINQVAVPAVYELNKHGIISGMDNGMFNPKGMITRAQAAKMLSIADKKLIKPVASSYVPTTPTFDKTRTTEHEGEIDSVTVVGNKAYVYLNATSTVKKMFTIDQFTDKYDEDDRKAELSDFEEGKTIQITTDRNGLVIKAEIKEESSSKSSSKSKHKTYSGEVTDVSSSKDKIELDDDDEFDVEDDVNVYLHGDKKKLKDVDEGDDVTLFVDKSGDVVTIVDKEDATQLSGKIKKIDDDDDEIRIEVDGKEKTYDVSRSVYIERKGKEKSKIKELERGDEVDFILDDDDRVIVLLAEPDDDDEDDEYTGYIVEVDTGRNYSIKFVTEDGEIKEYDDDDFDDDDLDVDGERNDEFDDLKEGYKVTFEVDGGDLESVEVEDDDYKVLDAEVKRLDDDDEEIKVEDNDDDDDEYTVDVSRADLYDDDEDEFDGDEVEDNLSKGDDIWVIYDRSDKDNDEIKAELIVEQ; this is encoded by the coding sequence ATGATGAAATTTAAAAAAGCGATGGCAATTGCATTAGTAGGGATGATGGTTGTAGGGCCAGCGACTACTGCATTTGCACAATCTTTTAAGGATGTGACTGAAAGTCACTGGGCGTATCAGTATATTCACGAATTGAGTAGTAAAAATGTATTAAATGGTTTTTCTGATGGGACATTTAGACCATCGACTTATGTTACGAAGGAGCAGTCTATAGCGCTTATGATGAATATGATAGGAGCAACTGCTAGTGAAAAATCAAAATATATGGATATATATAAGGGCTATTTGACACAAAAAGGGGTTAATAAATGGGTACAACCATTTATGGCGGTTGCATTAGGCAGAGGTATAATATTTGAAAATGAGATATCAGCAGGAAATATTACTAGAGAGGAATTCTCGCTGTTTTTAGCAAGATCTTATAGAATTGGAAATACTAATACACAAATAGCACTTGGAAATATGACATTTACTGATAAAATGATGATTAACCAAGTTGCAGTTCCAGCGGTTTATGAATTAAATAAACACGGAATCATAAGTGGGATGGATAATGGAATGTTCAATCCTAAAGGGATGATTACGAGAGCACAAGCGGCTAAAATGCTTTCAATAGCAGATAAAAAGCTTATAAAACCAGTTGCTTCATCATATGTACCGACTACACCTACATTTGATAAAACAAGAACTACGGAGCATGAGGGTGAGATTGATAGTGTTACAGTAGTTGGAAACAAAGCATATGTATATTTAAATGCTACATCTACTGTGAAAAAAATGTTTACAATAGATCAATTTACTGATAAGTATGATGAAGATGATAGAAAAGCTGAATTGTCTGATTTTGAAGAAGGAAAAACTATTCAGATTACTACAGACAGAAATGGCTTAGTTATAAAGGCTGAGATTAAGGAGGAGTCATCAAGTAAGAGTTCTTCGAAATCTAAGCATAAGACATACAGTGGAGAAGTAACTGATGTTAGTAGTTCTAAAGATAAAATAGAACTAGACGATGATGATGAGTTTGATGTAGAAGATGATGTTAATGTATACTTGCATGGTGATAAGAAAAAATTGAAAGACGTAGATGAAGGTGACGATGTTACATTGTTTGTCGATAAATCAGGAGATGTAGTCACTATAGTAGATAAAGAAGATGCTACTCAGTTATCTGGGAAAATTAAAAAAATAGATGATGACGATGATGAAATAAGAATTGAAGTAGATGGCAAAGAAAAGACGTATGATGTTTCTAGAAGCGTTTATATTGAGAGAAAAGGCAAAGAAAAGAGCAAAATCAAAGAGTTAGAGCGTGGAGACGAGGTAGACTTCATACTAGATGATGATGATAGAGTTATTGTATTGTTAGCAGAGCCAGATGATGACGACGAGGATGACGAGTACACAGGATATATTGTAGAAGTTGATACTGGAAGAAACTACTCTATAAAATTTGTTACTGAAGATGGTGAAATTAAAGAGTATGACGATGATGATTTTGACGACGATGACTTAGATGTAGATGGCGAAAGAAATGATGAGTTTGATGATTTGAAAGAAGGATATAAAGTAACATTCGAAGTTGATGGTGGAGACTTAGAAAGCGTTGAAGTTGAAGATGATGATTACAAAGTCCTTGATGCAGAAGTAAAACGTTTAGATGATGACGATGAAGAAATTAAAGTTGAAGACAATGATGACGACGATGATGAATACACTGTAGATGTTTCTAGAGCGGATTTATATGATGATGATGAAGATGAGTTTGATGGAGACGAAGTTGAAGATAATCTATCAAAAGGCGATGATATTTGGGTGATTTACGACAGAAGTGACAAGGATAATGACGAAATAAAGGCAGAGTTAATTGTAGAACAATAG